The sequence ATTATTAGCTGATTATCTGCAAAATATGGAGATAAGTAAGATTTATTCAAGTGATTTAGGTAGAGCCATAGATACAGCTAAGACAATTTCTAAGAATTTAAATTTACCGACTGAAGAAGTAGCAGAACTAAGAGAAATTAAGTTAGGGGAATGGGAAGGTAAAAAAGCAGACGAGATTATAAGTAAGGATCAAGATTTGTATTATCATTGGTTTCGTTATCCTAGCCAAACCATAATTCCTCAAGCAGAAAGCATTAGTAAGTTTAGTGAAAGGATTATTCCTGCTTTTTACCAAATTATCAATAAACATAAGGATGAAATAATAGCGATAGTCTCCCACGGAGGAGCAATTATTACCTTTTTAGCTCATTTGTTAAAAGTAGAGTTAGACTATATTTACTGGATGATAGAGATAAGCAACGCGAGTGTAAGTGTATTTGAATTTTACGAAGATAACTACTTTCGGCTGATAAATTTAAATAATACCGATTTTTTAAAGAATAATATTAGAGGTGAATAATGAAGTTTCCAAGGTCAAGTGGTATTTTGCTTCATCCTACTTCTTTGCCTAACCAATTTGGCATTGGAGATTTAGGAAGAGAAGCCTATAAATTTATAGATTTTTTAGTAGAAACTGGCCAGAAATTGTGGCAAATACTTCCTTTATCTCCAACTAGTTACGGTAATTCTCCTTACACTTCTTTTTCTGCTTTTGCTGGTAATCATTTATTGATTAGTCCAGAAGAGTTACTCAACCAAGGGCTACTTTTTTCTTCTGATTTATCAAACCTTCCTCTTTTTCCAGAAGATGAAGTTGACTATGAAAAAGTAATTGAGTTTAAGAACTCTCTCTTTCAAAGATCTTTTGAGCATTTTAAAAAAAATACTTCTTGGGAGAAAAGAGAAGCCTTGGAAACATTTTGCCAACAAAATTCCTCTTGGCTTCCTGATTATGCCTTATTTATGGCTTTAAAGGATGATTATCAAGGAACTAGTTGGAATAAATGGGATAAGAAGATAACCAAAAGATCTCTTGAGGCTATAAAAGAAGCTTCTGAAAAATTAATAGACTCTATCTTATTCCATAAATATTTACAATGGCAATTTTTTAGACAATGGTCATTTTTAAAGGAGTATGCTAATAACAGAAATATTAAGATTATTGGTGACTTGCCTATCTTTTTAGATCATAACAGTGCTGATGTCTGGACACATCCAGAGATGTTCTTTCTCGACAAAAAAGGTAATCCTTTAGTAGTAGCCGGGGTTCCTCCTGATTATTTTAGTAACACCGGACAACGATGGGGGAACCCTCTTTATCGATGGAAAACAGCGGCTCAAAGAAAATATGATTGGTGGATAGCTCGATTTAAAGCGATGTTACAAGTAGTCGATATTGTTAGAATAGACCATTTTCGAGGCTTTGAGGCTTATTGGGAGATTAAAGCTACGGAGGAGACAGCCATTAATGGAAGATGGG is a genomic window of bacterium containing:
- a CDS encoding histidine phosphatase family protein, with translation MTKLLLIRHAESLWNAENIVQGQMNSPLTPLGIKQAELLADYLQNMEISKIYSSDLGRAIDTAKTISKNLNLPTEEVAELREIKLGEWEGKKADEIISKDQDLYYHWFRYPSQTIIPQAESISKFSERIIPAFYQIINKHKDEIIAIVSHGGAIITFLAHLLKVELDYIYWMIEISNASVSVFEFYEDNYFRLINLNNTDFLKNNIRGE
- the malQ gene encoding 4-alpha-glucanotransferase, with protein sequence MKFPRSSGILLHPTSLPNQFGIGDLGREAYKFIDFLVETGQKLWQILPLSPTSYGNSPYTSFSAFAGNHLLISPEELLNQGLLFSSDLSNLPLFPEDEVDYEKVIEFKNSLFQRSFEHFKKNTSWEKREALETFCQQNSSWLPDYALFMALKDDYQGTSWNKWDKKITKRSLEAIKEASEKLIDSILFHKYLQWQFFRQWSFLKEYANNRNIKIIGDLPIFLDHNSADVWTHPEMFFLDKKGNPLVVAGVPPDYFSNTGQRWGNPLYRWKTAAQRKYDWWIARFKAMLQVVDIVRIDHFRGFEAYWEIKATEETAINGRWVKGPRAKLFKALEKALGKLPIIAEDLGVITEEVKRLRDQFEFPGMKIFQFAFGSGADNLYLPHNFSTKDCVVYTGTHDNDTIIGWLTKTATLNERNHALRYLGRESETQIHWDFIQLALSSIANMAIIPLQDVLGLGNQARMNLPGKALGNWKWRYTSQMLNNGSRERLKELTERYGR